In Lonchura striata isolate bLonStr1 chromosome 3, bLonStr1.mat, whole genome shotgun sequence, the sequence aaaagtggCGATCAAAACATGTTCCAAAAGAAGCCATAGCACTCAAACAATTGTACAATGAAGAAGAGGTATGTGACGATATAAGActcttaataaaatatttcagggaaaatgaaaacatttctaaGGAAAATCTAGTCTTGCAATAAAATTGTTAGACAgtaattacaaataaaaatataaatacctAGTCAGATCTTCCTTATTTCCAAGAATGGAACGGCACTTCAGATTATTAATATCCTCTATCCACATATCCTCTAAATGTGTATGTTCTTGGCCTTCTTTGTGGATTCCAAGGGagtaagagaagaaaatgtggaATAAATAATCTAGTCAACCCTTACAAGATGCTGAATGCACTAAGCTCTGTGAGTCAAGTAAAGCAGGAAAGTAatgcttcctttctttctgcatACTGGAAGAGGATGACTTTTCAAAGGTtatacagtattttaaaaagtacatGGACATGACATGAAATTTTAAGTATTGGCGTTGCTACAGTTTCTTTAgactacaaaaatatttctaaaatagaatttttttgctAAGTTTCTAGAATATACTTGTCAAACAAAATTAGACTACTCAATACATACCACTTGtaaagattttttattttgagaacaGCTCATTGTGCATATCAAGGATCAGCTACCATATATTCCATTAAACTGCATTATCAGCTCAAACTGTAAAATTTTCTATAactttattaatatatttattaaacaaAGTGTTCAGGAAAGTATTACAAATATCAGAATAGCAACAGAATATGATCTGAACTTAAGACACTTTTACATAATGTACATTTCCAAACTTTTGACAAGTTAGCATGACACacaaaagagagaaggaaatagCCTGGCACTCATGCCAACTTATCTTTGTTATTTTTACAAGATCTAACTTTGAAAACATCAGCTGTGCCAGATCTTTACTTTTCCATAACCTGTTTATCTGCCCACACCAAATGAATTACAGATCACCAAGTTGTCTCATATACCACATCAAACACATCAGCTTAACAGTTCAAACCATGATTTAAAATACCATGTATTCTTTCCCCAGAACACAGAAGTTTCAACCTActtttcaaagtaatttcaaaattatcaaGACATTTATAAATAAACTGAAGATAAGGTATTTAATACACTTCTTTCTACAGTGATTGTTTTGAAAGCCATAATTTTGTTTAGCTAGTAAACCTGCTAAGAACTGCACAATCTATAGTAGATTTAGTGAAACTTGcactggtggttttttttaacaactgTTCCCCTTAAGAAGTTTTGCACTTTTAATAATAAATGCCGCATTGTACCATAGGGTATCTATGGTACAAACATTCCTCCATCATTATGAAATAAGGTACATCAAAAGTCTTAAGTGACAAGTGATActcataaattaaaattatgcatGAAATGTACGAAAATACACAAtttaagatttttaatttttcttttttaaagaaacagcaAGATAGTCAGGAGATAGATGTCAAGAAAACTAAATAGGTTCCACAAGTGCTAAAGCTGGTTCACAGTGTAACTCAAGTTAGTTAGAAAACattgaaaaatgtgttttcaaatTCCAGTGGTCTGTTTTCTAgcctctgcttttctttaaaataacctgcaaagaaaaaaagtatatttatcAATACAATTCAGGCAGCAGACAAGAGATTCAAAACACTAGGCTACTGAGACCAAAGGTTCATCTAGCTAATCTGTTTCCAAGAGCTGTGTTGCAAAGGATGATACTCTAGggaaaatatcagaaataaagcaaaagtaTATAGAAAGATTTCaaatttgaggtttttttcttaagcaAGAACATTCATAAGCAAGAATTTGTAACATAAAAggcttattttgaaaattaatgcTGTGAAATGGCAATAGTACTCTCGAGCCATCAGTAGATTCCTTGAAATTCTTACCCTGTTGGGCCTAgacaaaaacaagaaataagGTTTTCAATAATACAGCTCTTATGCTCAATTTTTGTTTGCAATGCCTCACTTCTTTCTATATCAAGAGCACACAGACCTTTGGAAGGACATCTTTTGGTTTGgagtttaatttgaaaaatgaaCTTCAAAGTCCAAGTGGGATTATTTaagtaaaattattataatataagcagcttttcctttctttccaccttaaaaaaataaatggagcACAAAAATGTTCAAAAAGTGTTAAGACTGCAGTTAGAAAGAAACCATGATTGCCTTAAGACTCCAAGTGGAACATTTACTTGGCTACTCTACATTATCCTGTATATGTTTCTGTCACTATAGCAATAGAAAAGTATAAAACTAAACCtttcagcagaagggaaaaaaccagTGAAGATAAACAGAGGCCACAGGACCAAACTATCAGATAACATCAAATTTCGTCCTCCCAATTTGTTCAGCAGAAGGCGATTAAAGAGATAAAATAGACTGAATTCCTTCATGGCAACAAGGTAAAGCAGACATATCCTAGGGAGTGAAATGAGTTACAGAATAGTAAAAGGATTTCAGTCATATTTTGACACTAATTATTTCTAGAGAGACAAAGCTGCGTAACATCtacccttttcccttcttttgcATGTAAACAAAACTCTCCATGCTCTGCAATGCAGCAAATTCCTTTTTCACAGATATTCATACAGCAAATTTTGTTATGCTGAACTACCCATATAACAATCCAGAGTCTAATTCTCCCTTAGTTCTTTCCTTGCCAAATAGATTACACAAAGTACCTGTTTGTTCAAGAAGTATCCAAACAATGCTGCCAGAATCCACTACGAACTTATTTCAGACTAAGCAGGTAAGAACTGAAGATGTAAGAAAGGTATATGAACCTCTCTGAACTATTTCTCATCTGTTCCACAAAGCTTCACTTCTATCACTGAAGTTATGACAGCATGCTTCCTTGATGTATTATCAGCTGAAGTAAGGATCCTCCAACTTTGGACTGACTTCCATGCCATGAAGGCTTGCTGGTAGACCATTTTGCAGACTTACTCATATATTGAAATTATGACTTTAAACAGGGAATAATCAAGAAAAAATGGGTTATATTTAATAGGGCAAGGAGAGTTAATTTGTTGTCTTGGTAACAGTAAATTATGCCAGTGATGAACAAAGAATATTAAGTGTCTATTGGTTTTGGATTATAAATCAAAGAACACTTTAAGTTTTGTATAAGCTGTCATAATACAttttacaaaaatgaaaaatattagaagTGTGTTAATACCTTTGCTGCAGATATGATGTGCTCAGGTTTTATTGTTTTACTTTTGTTCTCAAAAGCATTTGTCCTGGTTTCTTCTGCTAGCCGATGGAGAAACAATAAGAAACTCAAATGAACCTTtaaaatagagaagaaaaaaaaattattcaagcttgcttttttaaaaattcattgtttgCAACAGAAAATTTGCATATTACACTGCTTCCAAATTCCTGAAAGGtattctcagaaaaaaaaaaattatcactcAGTTCAAGCCTCAGTATATTTCCAAGATATTCCCTTCATGCACGATTCTTGTAAACAGAGTTTAAATTTAGTATATTTAAATTATAGAAGTGCTTTAGAAATGATCACGCAAACCACAACTGATCTAAGAGGAATCAATCTGATTTTTATTAGCagtttttaataataaaatgtaaacacaaaTATCAGAGAATAAGGAGTCTTTTTGCTTACTAGTAAATACAGTTAGTTTTCAGTGACTACAACAGCCAGACTTTTATGAACAGCAAAGTCATTCCTGCCTTACCACCAGATAAGGACTACAGACAAGTTCAAGGACTTCTGCCCCTTTCCAGTGTAAAGCGACATTGACATTAATTTCTCCAGAACTTGGAATTCTCCAGTGTCAGGAGGTTGCATCCATTTTTTCCCAGCTCATCACTTAGcttttttacattaaaagaaCTGGTCAGGCAGTATTCCTTTCCGTATGGAATACTGATCTGCTAATacagaagcaggaaaaaattgCAGCAGGCAAGGAAAGAACTGCTCCAGCTTGGACTAAAACTGCCAGCAAATAGCACATTTGTGTGGTAATTAACCTACAAGACAAACTTCTAGCATTATACAGGCATTATGTCAACTATTTTAATAACCCAATCTGAAAAATTGATAATTACACCTTTGTAAATTAAACTTTCAAACTACATGAAGTGTACAAATAGACTTTTTCAATCAAGTGCTTGGAAAAATATTACTGAAACACATGAAAATTTGATTTATATTAATAAGGTGATGCATTTATTCTGCCATACTTATCTGTAAAGCCTGGAAAAACATAATATGGAAAGTTACAAATTAAgagtttaaaagaaatacatCGGCAGTGGGTTTGCAGCACGAAGAATCTGTTACATGCTCCTGTCATAAGAACTCTGTTCATATGACAAGCAgtttaggtgtttttttttttaaatagccttAACTAAATTAAGTCAGAGCGCAATAGATAAATTTACATAATATTTAACATCATTTGGAAGCATCTACTACACAAAAAGCATACGTGCCTGGAGATTTATTTCACATAAGAGCCATTTTAGAACCAGTCTTTAATTATTCACACTGAACTTATTTCCAGCAGAATCAAGCAGTGTCACTAAAATAATGTTCAACAATAGAATTCTCACTATTAAACTTATCAACATAGAGATTAGATTTCTGGAAACAACCTGAAGGAGAAGTGAGATGGAACAAAAGCTTCCACATTTGCATGACCTTCTCTGAGATACCTAAAAGCAAAagtgttaattttaaaattgcattataAAACAGCATCTTCTCTCAAAATCACTGTACCTTTCTTTTCCTACTTTCAAAGTGAATTGCTGCATGTAGAGAAGCTTCCCCTGTACTCCAACAGATTTAAACAGTCACATAACTAAAATTGGAACATTCCACAACAGAGCACACAGGTGAAAATATTCCAGGTTATTCAAGGCAATTGAGAAAGGCTAGTGAAAGGTAGAATGACTGAATACCATGACTAGGACAGTTACTGGCAAGTAACTAAGCAATATCACATTTCTTTAAGGACATTGCTTTGCTACATGTTAAATTATTGTCCTTCCgcataaaatttaaaaacagtgTTGAACTAACTAGTTATGAAATTCACCTTACAAAACCGGATGCCTActttctaggaaaaaaaggcTGTAAAATTTTAAGAACATATGTAAAAAATTCACAGCACTGTTTACACAGCAACTTCCATACACCTGTTCAACAGAACTCAGGAATAGCATGGACAACCACTGTAATTTTGTTTTACTGCCGTAACTTCAAAACAATTCTTTAGACTAATACTTCACTTTCAATGTACAATTATTAATTATTCTGCGGTGACAACCAATTAAAAAGAGACCATTCAGTGCAATATTTTAAGCTTTTCCTGCAATGGAAACACACATGTGCTGTTCTAGCATAAAAGAAGCACCTGAGATCCTGCTTTTCTTCTATTATTGCAAGCTAGAACAATGCTTgcatattttcttctctgaccATTGGGGAACTATCTGAACTTCAGTACTAAAATCATTACCTCTTATTTTTGAAAAGAGCCTTGAAAAAACCTATAAAAGTATTTACATCTCTTTACCCAAAGATATTATCATACTccttaaacaaaaaaagaaagaaaacaaaaaatcaaacatctTCCTAAGAAAAGGCTAATGAAATTTGATAGCTACACCACACAAAGAGATAGATGTTAACACTAAGAAACAGGTTATGAAAAAGCTTCAGATTTCAAGAAGAGACTTGATCAAAAGTGAAGAAACCATCTCCAAGTATTTAAcaaaattttctgaatttttatgcCTTTCAAACTTGTTACAATCATGTAAGAAGACATTGGTTTACCAAGCAAATAATCACTGAAGGTCAGGGAATAAAGAAAGCAATCTTATTTTCTCCTAAGGCAGGCAGACCAATTTATTGAAATGGGCACATACTGCAATACATTCAGACATAAAGCATGGATCATTCTGGAAGATAGCCCAGAAATTGAACTAGTACATTTCTCATACTTCCCTCGAGAAGAAATAAGCTCTCTGCTCAAAAAGTATATGACTCCATCTTGTTAAGACAGCTACTATGCCATCTAATCACTCTTACAGGGTTTGTAGAGAATAACACAGGCACTAGAAAACATACTAAAAATTTGTTACTTGTCTTACTACACAATAAACTCAccaatccttttttttttttttttttttttttgcctcataAAAGAGGTATAATTTCAGCTGTGTTGATTATTTAGCCACGGAAATAAAGAGTGAAAGAGCTGTTACACACAAACCTAGTTGAAGAACATCATGGAAAACCACCACACCTGGACATTCTTGtttaaaggtaaaataaaaaagccaagCCTTGTAATATAAAAGCTGTGTAATCTGACATCACCAGAAGAGATAATCTAAGTTTACATCACATTATTAAAATTCATTCTGATTTCATCCTTTGTGTTGCAATGAACATTTGCATGGCCATATTTTAAGCTGGATCTGATTGCTGTTGTTTATTAGTCTCAGTGAATTCAATTCACTGACTGTCTTTGCAGCTCAGAGAACTTTAGTGCCAGGACCAGGAAGAGATGGGAACCAAAGGCCAAGATTTGGAGTGATGTACCACTTACCCCTTTTTAGACAGCACACTACTTTGAAGCCAAATTTTCATTACTCTGGAAACACAGACCAGCTGTTACCAaggattgaaaaaaaaaaagtgtgattgTGTGCATTTGATTAGTTGACTACTGCATTCTACTGAGTAAGCTTTGAGCAGGTCTGAGCATGAGTAGCAAGAGGCCAGGTCCTTAGTCCATAAAAAATCCAAAGGCAGCAAAAACATCAGGAAGTGATCATATTTTTATTAGCTCCACTCcgttagaaaaatatttaatgtttgcATTCAAATGTAAATACTCTCAAGTAATTGccattttcattcattttaatCTCATATTACTTATTTTAATGTTATATGTTTTATACATTTAGCTTCATATATCCAGATACCAACATGCAAGATGCTGCAAGAAACAATTTTTATACACCTACAAAGCATGGACTTACAACTCAAGTCAGGGCCCATACCAGTATACAACATACTAGTGTTAATGCTTTAATGCTCTGAGAGCCACATACATTTGTAAACAAGAGGATATCACAGTCCAGCAAGTTAAGTCTACCAAGTTATTTCAAAGATTTATCTttcttatgatttttttttcaatacagCAACTAGCATAAGCTCTCTTGAGGTCAGGTTTCCCTCCTGTAGTCAAATAATTTCTTGGTGAGACAAACCCTACCTGTGCTACAAATCCCTTAGAGCAGGTCAGCAGTTATTCAGCTTTATTGGCCTGTTTTTGCAAACTTGCAAATCTTTTGTCCGCACCTTTCTGGCAGGCATTTTTAACCGTGATCAGGACCCCAACACCTTACTGAATTACTAACAAGACTTGTCATCTCACAGTTTAGGGCAGAGTCGACTTAGATGGCCTTCTAAAAACATGTGAGCACTCAAGGTGCCATAGCAGCTTAGCAACTCACCGACCACAGCTCAGCTGACTACCTGTACGCCCGAACTGCTCTACACAAACACCGGCATACAGCAGCCAGGTAATCCAAACTGATGTTTCGCGGTGTCTACACCAAACTCTGTGAACATCAGTGTGGACATAGTGGCACAAAAGCCCGCCTCTGAATCCCCAAGATCCCTGTCAAAGAGCTACAATACAGCAGCCACCAGCAAAGCGGCGATCTCTGCTCATCCCTGTTTTCTCACAGACCAACCGTCTGTCCCTCCAAGCTTTGCCTCCCCCCTGCCTGCGGGTCCCTGCAGAAGCACAATTAGTAGCAATTAGACATCCCGCCACGTCCAAAGCGCCCCAGGGGGCACAGGCCAGAGCGTTTAGGGAGTAAGCGTCCCAGTTTGGGGCCGGCTGCCCTCGGACCAGCAGCGCAGCTGCGGCTGCCGCCGCGGCCAAAAGCAGGAGCTGCGCCGGACTCCCCGGGGCAGCCGCAGCCGCGCCTCTCCCGCGcccctctccttcctcaccAGCAAATCGACGTTGGCCGCCAGGCATAACTGCGGCTTGTGCTTCTTTAGAATTTTCCGTAAAGTGCCGCGGGGCGCCGTGCTCCTCATCCTCCGTCTCCcgcctgccttcctgccttcctctccttcctcctcctcctcccgccgaTCCCGCGCCGCCCTCGCTCCCTGCGCCGTTCGAATCCGCCGCCCTCGCGCAGCCGCGCGCGCCCGCCGTGACGCAACTTCCCAACGGCCGCGCGCGGCaccgcccccgcgccccgccccgcgcccgctgcCGGGGCTTTCGCGGGGCCCgcgcgcggggccgcgccgcgcttCCCGCGCCGCCCCGGCCGGGTGGCGCACGAGCGGGGAAACGCGCTCCCCGAGAGCACGGAAAGGCGCTCCCCGAGCGCGGGGAAAGGCGCTCCCCGAGAGCGGGAAAGGCGCTTCCCGAGCGAGGAAAGGCGCTCCCCGAGAGCGGGGAAAGGCGCTCCCCGAGAGCGGGGAAAAGCGCTCCCCGAGCGGGGAAAAGCGCTCCCCGAGAGCGGGGAAAGGCGCTCCCCGAGCGCGGGGAAAGGCGCTCCCCGAGAGCACGGAAAGGCGCTCCCCGAGAGCGGGGAAAGGCGCTCCCCGAGCGGGGAAAGGCGCTCCCCGAGAGCGGGGAAAGGCGCTCCCCGAGAGCACGGAAAGGCGCTCCCCGAGCGCGGGGAAAGGCGCTCCCCGAGAGCGGGGAAAGGCGCTCCCCGAGCGCGGGGAAAGGCGCTCCCCGAGAGCGGGGAAAGGCGCTCCCCGAGAGCGGGGAAAGGCGCTCCCCGAGAGCGGGGAAAGGCGCTCCCCGAGCGGGGAAAGGCGCTCCCCGAGCGGGCGTCCGAGGGACAGGCGGGTCCTGGCGGACACCGCCGCGGGCGCTCCCCTCGCGAGCCCCTCGGAGCCGGTCCGCTTCCCTTGTGAGCGAACCGAGAGCTGGCTTTGGCCTGGCTGTAGCGAGTTGCCGACACTCCACCCAGGCCTTGCTAGTGACAAGGACGGGGAGCGAGCGGGCATTCCCGGAGTGCCGTTCCCGAGCCCTCGAGCGGCGCTGCCCGGGAATCTCCCGGCGCGCGGGGGGCGGCCGGGTCGTCTCAGCCGGCCTCGGCGGTGGGTTTGGAGCTGGCGGTCGTGCCCCCGTGTGCTGGAGTTTACTTGCCGCAGCAGCCCAGGCACTTGTACAGCACGCTTTTGCCCCACTTAGACTGTGTGGCCCTGCTGGGAGATGGGGCAGTACTGCGGGACCGAGAGCCTAATTAGCACCGTAATCTCACACTGAAACGAGCCTAGAGTGATAGTTGTGCTCTACGCGTAAATACGGACAAAATCCTGCCTTAGTACACGTATGGCATTGACTTATTCATACAGAGAAACACACAGTGGTTCTGAAACCGGCCACCACTTGCCGTGTCATCCTTCCTCCAGCATCTGTCCCTGCACTCCTGCTGTAGCTGACGGATGCTGCCGACTGAAATACGGGCTTCCCCACAGAGGGGCCCCTGTAGCTTGGCATTCTCAGTGTATTTGGACGGTGTGTACTTAGTTGGAGAAGGGGTCAGGATTTCATACTGAGGTATGGGGTTTTTCAGCATAtttattagggtttttttgttttctttggccTATGGGATGCTTACAAGTTTAAATGTTGATAAGATAAATCTATCGTCTTAATATATTCAAAATACCAGCACCCAGATATGAATCAGTTTTGTTGAAGTATGTTCTTAAGTCTGTATGATTTAATATTTTaggtttttaattttacaatatGCACAAAATGTAGTCCAGACAGAGGTATGATATCTGACAGCAGGAGAGAATTTAAGATTTGCCAGTTCTTCATACTCTGTAAGAGATTTGATAAtgttgttttgttctttcagtTCTGACTGTCACTTGCCATTAATCGTCAACAGCAATGTTGATCTTAAAGTCAGGgtcttaacatttttttctgtgaaagaatAAGCACGCTAACACGCAGAACTTTTTTGTACAGTACGGTTTAATAATAGTCACAGTTAATGGCTCAGCAGCACTGCTACAAGTaaacatttggggtttttttggttaaCTGAATGGCTCTTGACTCAGGAGCTAGATAGGGTCATATACTGTAATGCTCATAATATACACACAGAAACTTGCATCGGGATCAGCAGTAACTCAGCATGTCAACAGATTCAAACCTACAGCTGGGATAGATCAGTAGTTCCAATGGACCTTACGTGGGCTGAGAACTGGGCCTTAGTATCTCACACTCTTGGTGGAAAACTGGTATGGGCAAGCATTTTACAAACTGTAGGAATTGCAAAGGTGCTTCTGCTGTAGGTCTAAAACTAACACTACTCTACTGTGTTAAAACTACTGAAATACACCACACAAATTTGAAACTGTGCAGTGACCTGCATAAAACAACAGATACTGAGACTCAACACTAGTAATTGTATCTTTTAGTCATGTGCTTGCTATGTAGACAATGACTGAATAATGAAATCTTCTATTAAATGTAATACTGTTAGAGTTTTGTTGGTTTGATGGTTTTATATTTCTAGTAGACTAGGagtttttttggtgttgtttttagccacagaaaatagtaatttaaagTGCTGGCTCAAATCTACGTTTTTACCAGATTTCCTTACTTCTTAGGTTTTGAAAAAATTACAGTAGTTACTTCAAGCAATTGATAACAGAAGTCAAATGTACATGTAATAAATTAAATGTATATAAATTATAGGTTATGGTTTACTGAACAAACATGAAATTCAGTATTTCAGATTTCTcctcaaatttacattttaggCTATTTACCAATAAATATTgctgtaaatattattttagtaGCTTAATTTTAATACACAAATAttgtagaaaaagaaaaaaaattctatataTTATGCATGGCaaaggacaaaaataattttatgaatttactaaataaattcttttaaaaatcacaacTGTTTCAATTATTTGGTCTGTATTAACACAAGGATTAATGATTAGATTACAGTGAACCATAAAACTGCAGTCTCATTGTATTTCTGATTTTGAACATGactgttttctgtctttctgaTAGAATCCATAATGTTCAGTTATAATACTTGAATAAGtaaaagaataatgaaaaatgcattttaaattaattatttgaaagtATTACAGAAATTGCTAATTTTTTCGTGTTCATGCAGCTTTATAAAAAAGGCAATTCTATGTTTTATAGGCAGATTTTCATATTTTACCTGTTCAAAAGCTGCAGGagttttgaattaattttctagAAGCAGTTGCCTTGTTTTCAAATAATGGTTGTTTTCAAATAATGTca encodes:
- the CENPW gene encoding centromere protein W produces the protein MRSTAPRGTLRKILKKHKPQLCLAANVDLLVHLSFLLFLHRLAEETRTNAFENKSKTIKPEHIISAAKVILKKSRG